CAACGGCATCGTTTTCCTCGACGAAATCGACAAGATCTGCGCCCGCTCGGACCGGGCCGGCGCCGACGTCAGCCGCGAAGGCGTGCAGCGCGACCTCCTGCCGCTGATCGAGGGCACGACCGTCGGCACGAAGTACGGGCCCGTGAAGACGGACCACATACTCTTCATTGCCTCGGGCGCGTTCCACATCGCCAAGCCCTCGGATCTATTGCCCGAACTGCAGGGGCGCCTGCCGATCCGCGTTGAGCTGCGCGCGCTCACCCGCGAGGACTTCCGCCGGATCCTAACGGAGCCCAAAGCCTGCCTCATCAATCAATACGTGGCGCTGATGAAGACCGAAGGTGTGGCGCTGGAGTTCACCGAAGATGCTATCGATGCGATCGCCGACATCGCCGTGGAGGTGAACACCTCCGTCGAGAATATCGGCGCACGCCGCCTGATGACGGTGATGGAGCGTATTCTGGACGACATCTCCTTCGGCGCCTCCGACAAGAGCGGCGAGGCCATCACAATCGATGCCGCGTATGTGCGCGAGCATATCGGCGACCTCGCCAAGAACGCCGACCTCTCGAAATTCATTCTTTAGAGCGAACGTCCCATGGATCGCCGTGTCGTGATCTCCGGCTGCTCAGGCGGGGGTAAGTCCACCTTGCTCGAAGCGCTGCGCGAACGCGGTTTTAGCGTGGTCGAGGAGCCCGGCCGGCGGATCGTTCGTGAAGAATTGGCATCGAACGGGTCGGCTTTGCCCTGGATCGATCTTGCTGCATTCGCACGGCGGGCCATTTCGGCGGCGGCTTCCGACTGGGAAGCCAACGCGAAATCCGACAGTTGGGTCTTCTTCGACCGCAGCCTTGTCGATGCCGCTTCGGCCCTGGAACACGCCAGCGGCGACCGAGTCCTGGACGACCTAGGTCGAACACACCCCTATCATCGGCGCGTGTTTCTAACGCCACCCTGGCCCGAGATCTACGGGCAAGACGAGGAGCGGCAACACGATCTCGAGGCCGCAGCCGAAGAGTACGACCGACTCCTCGCCGCCTATCGCATGCTCGGTTACGAGATCACGATTTTGCCCAAGGCCAGCGTCGCCGAGCGGGCAGACCTTATCCTTCGCACGCTGGAGGCCGATGTCCCACGCTAGGGGTCGCACGGGGGCATCGTGTTCGGGTCTGCTCCCTCTAGGAGCAGCGCGATGTCTTGATCGTCGCACTCTCGCAATCCCGTAGATTTCGCGGGTTTCGTCTCCGCGGCTGCGTTCTTGGCGTCCGCGTTCGGCTTTTCGGGCGCCGCCTCCGACTTTTTCTCCGGCTTCGGCGCTGGATCGGCCAGAACCTCCCGCGCTCTTTTCCGGCCCGTGTCCCAAGTCTTGGTGATTTCAGCTGGCTTGGCTTTGCCCTCGATCTTGGCGACAGTGTCGGCCCACACACCGCACGGCAGCCCGCTCGCGGGCGCGTCGGCCGCGATCATCTTGCCAAGCTGGACATTGACGTTGGGCACGCCCATGCCATTGAGCGTCGCTGCCAGATAGCCGGCATTGGAGACGGCGAACACCGCGGCGGCTCTCTTGCCGTATTTCTTTTCGAGCGCCGCCTCGGCCACCTTCGCTTGACGGAAAATGAAGCCGATCGTCTGCTTGAGCTGGTCGGATTTCGATCCGTCGAATTTGGGAATTTGGGCGAGCCCGCGCGGCGGCTCTCCCGCTGCCTTCTGCTCGGCGCGAACGAGATTTGACATGACGTCCCAGGCCTTGTCGATCGTGGCATTGGGCTTGCCGATCAGATGTTGGATTGGCGCCAGGGCCGCGACTTCTCCCATGCTCCAGACGTCGCGCAGCGTCGCAGGCGGTATGGCGGGTCCGGTCGGCGCAGGGCCTGCCGTTGCCAGTTCGCAGGCCCGCTCCGGATTATCGAGATAATCGGGTTTGAGCTTGTCGATTTGCGCGCGCAGTCGTTTCGCTTGGCGGGCGTCACCCTGCTGCGTGCGCACGAGCAGCAAGCCATGAAGATAGTCCGCATTCTTGGCGTTGAGTGCGACGAGCTTCTCGAAATCCTTGGCCGCCGCGTCGAGCTTACCGTACTCGCGATAAAGGTCCGCGCGCGCTTTCAGATAATCTTTGTACCGGTAGGCCGTCTCGTCGCTCATCGCTTTGGTGTAGTCGGCGATGGCCTCGTCGATCCGACCGAACTGCTTGTAGAGGGCCGCACGGTCCGCATAGCGCCGGGCCTCGGGTTCAGGATCGAAGCCGATCCCACTGCTGAGATCTGCAAGCCGTCCCTCTTTGTCGCCGATCCGATAGCGGGTGAAGGCCCGATCATAATAGGCCCGGGCCTTGTCCTCGTTGTTCTGCGCGTATTCGACCTGCGCGTTGCGCTCGGCGAGCGCCTCTTGGAAGTCTTCTCGCTTTTCATAGATGTCCGCGCGTGCCGCGCGGTAGACCGATGTCTTGGGATTGCGCTCGATG
This genomic window from Methyloceanibacter caenitepidi contains:
- a CDS encoding AAA family ATPase yields the protein MDRRVVISGCSGGGKSTLLEALRERGFSVVEEPGRRIVREELASNGSALPWIDLAAFARRAISAAASDWEANAKSDSWVFFDRSLVDAASALEHASGDRVLDDLGRTHPYHRRVFLTPPWPEIYGQDEERQHDLEAAAEEYDRLLAAYRMLGYEITILPKASVAERADLILRTLEADVPR
- a CDS encoding tetratricopeptide repeat protein, which translates into the protein MLKIETSCLRVLAAMFVVFSFALPATQAARADMYSTLTEDTCWVTTATTDEALKAKKYREAIAGYTKAIDWTAKTCGQTLAAKNVFAKEELKKSHLGRAIAATGQGDYDLAVRDIALLLDAHFEGLWKIRPHMRALFNNDSMAQPAPAVFLDWTLGVVNKAIERNPKTSVYRAARADIYEKREDFQEALAERNAQVEYAQNNEDKARAYYDRAFTRYRIGDKEGRLADLSSGIGFDPEPEARRYADRAALYKQFGRIDEAIADYTKAMSDETAYRYKDYLKARADLYREYGKLDAAAKDFEKLVALNAKNADYLHGLLLVRTQQGDARQAKRLRAQIDKLKPDYLDNPERACELATAGPAPTGPAIPPATLRDVWSMGEVAALAPIQHLIGKPNATIDKAWDVMSNLVRAEQKAAGEPPRGLAQIPKFDGSKSDQLKQTIGFIFRQAKVAEAALEKKYGKRAAAVFAVSNAGYLAATLNGMGVPNVNVQLGKMIAADAPASGLPCGVWADTVAKIEGKAKPAEITKTWDTGRKRAREVLADPAPKPEKKSEAAPEKPNADAKNAAAETKPAKSTGLRECDDQDIALLLEGADPNTMPPCDP